The sequence GTGAACACATGATAAACCACTGTGGTGGCTATTCTTCTTTCTCTATATCCTGTTTTCATATTTTGTCACCCTTCTGATTCATAATATACCCATTTCTTCTGTGTCTTGAAAAGTATCAGGGTCAAAAGCCCTACTACAAACACCATGAACCATGCCATTGCACAGCCATAGCCCAGCTTATTATACGTAAAGGAATTCTGGTACATGTATACTGTATAAAACAGGGTACTGTCCTTTGGTTTTCCCTGAGTAATAATATAGCTTTGGGTAAATGCCATAAAGCCGTTGATCAGCTGGTTAATCAGGTTAAAGAAAATCGTTGGTGTCAGCATTGGAATCGTGATCTTAAAGAAACGCTGAATGCCATTTGCACCATCTACGGTAGCCGCCTCATAAAGACTTACGGGAATCTGTTTTAACCCGGATAAAAATATGAGCATGGAAGAACCAAACTGCCAGACAGCAAGGATAATCAGGGTCCAGATAGCGGTATCCGCTCTACCCAGCCATGCAATGTCGGACGGCAGTCCAAATATACCTAATATTGCATTTATTACACCATCACTGGCAAACATCCGCTTCCATAGAATTGCCACAGCCACGCTGGAGCCAATGATGGAAGGTAGATAATAAACAGCCCTGTAAAAACCGGACATTTTAGTGCTTTTTACAAGCAGCATGGCTACAAGCAGAGCCATAAGAAGCCGGAGGGGAACCGAAAACAGAACATAGTACATGGTCACGCCAAATACCTTCCAAAACTTTGGATCCGCTGTAAACATGGCCTTGTAATTTTCCAGACCTATAAAAACCGGTGATTTTAAAATATTGTATCTGGTAAACGAAAACCCTAAAGAAAAAATCATTGGTACAGCCAGAAAGGCAAGAAAGCCTATAATGAAGGGCAGGATAAATACATATCCTGCAACCTTCGGTGTGTTCATTACCTGGGAAAATGTTTTTTTTCTTTTGGGGGTCATTTGATTGTTCTTCATCTAATTCCCTCCAGACTATTCTGTCACTATTTCGCTGCTTCTTCCAAAATCTTTTTCGCTTCAGGTACAAAGCTGGCTGCCGCTTCATCAGCGGATGTATCACCATAGCGGATTGCTTCTACTACGCTCTTGGTCAACGCCTCAACTTCACCCTTACCTGCTGGATCTGGAGCATCAATCGGTACCGCAATCTCAGAAACCTTTGCGACATAGTCAAATACTTTCTGTGCAACTGCATCTACCTTTGGTTTAATTGCATCAGCTACCTCAGTATTAACCGGGATTCCTCTTTCAGCCATAAGGATTTCATTACATTCTACGCTGTTGGTGAACCAGTCAAGAAACTTTGCAGCCTCCTCTTTGTTCTTGGAAGTTTCAGCAATGGAGAAGAACTGGCTTGGCTTTAAATACATATTCTGTGTGTCTTTGTTCAGAACCGGGTTCATCGTTACTTCTAACTCTCTTCCGGCTGCATTGGAAAGGCTGATAAACTGATTGGAATATGGGAAGTCATTCCATGTGGTCTCATCTACAATCGGTTTTGTTTCAATGTTATCCGGGTTCTTCTCAACAAGAATATCCGGTGCGATGGAGAATTCTGCTTTTTGGAATTTCTCCACATTGGCAAAATGTATCTTCGTAGAATCTTCCTTACCTGCCATTAACTCATCGAATATATGAGAACCATTGGCTCTTGCTGTCATCTGCAGCATATTGATCCAGCCGTCATAAGCGGTCTTTACCCCTGTTTTCTCGTATATGGTTTTGGAAATGTCATATAATTCATCATAGGTCATCTGCTCAGGAATGGTCACTCCTGCCTTTTCTACAATGGCCTTATCATAAACCATCATAGGAGCGTTGCTTCCAAGGCTGAGAGCATAACAGTTTCCATCGATAGAACCACTCTCAATGATGCTTGAAGGAATCTTTGAAGTATCAATAACGCCTGAGGACATGAATTCTGATAAATTAGCCAGCTGTCCGCTCTTCTGGTACTGGTTTAAGTAGGAATAGTCCATCTGGATGATATCCGGTAAGTTACCGCCGGCTGCCATTGCAGAAAGCTTATCCCAGTAACCGCCCCAGTCAGTAAACTCAACCTTGATATCCACATTTGGATTTTTACTCATGTATAAATCCGCTGCTTTTTTTGTTACGTCATTTCTGGTCTGATTGCCCCACCAGCAAATGTTTAAAGTTACCTTATCTCCTGATGCTGTCTTTGCGCCGTCATCTGCCTTTGTAGTTGACGCCTCTGTTGCAGCAGCCGCTGTCGTCCCGGAATCCACTTTTTCTGTCTTGGAACCACAACCGGCTAAAGATGTCGCTGCAATTAATGCAGCAAGTGATGTTGCTAGTAATCTCTTTCTCACTTGTAAAACCTCCCTTTAAGTTATTTGTGATATCCACATTTTATGGCAAATATGCACAATGGTAAAGTTAAAATGTGGCTTTTTATGATTAAAAAAACGGCTTTATGTAATTTTAGGCGGTTTTGCAATTCCTTTTTTTATCTTTTTACTATATAATACGATTACTTGGGAAAGGATATAAGATTATGAAAAGATGTACGTTCTGGTTTAATAACCTGTCTTTATACAAAAAAATACTGACCATTTTTCTGTTGGCCCTGCTGGCAGTTTGCATTACCTTCCTGATCAGCATCAGGATTCTCACCTCCCGCTATAATGAGGAGCTGTACCGCACCAATGCCAACTCCTTAAATCATGTGACCACTTATCTGGAATCGGAAATACAGCTGATCCAGAGCATATCATACAGCATGATCGGTGACCCCGTTCTTCAGGATAATCTGGTGTTTTTAGCGGAGAAACCTTACAGCAACCGGCGTGCCCAGGCCCGCCAGGAAATTTATCAGCAGCTTTATTCCTATGTTTACCGCAGCAAATATATAAAATCCATTAATATTATCCTGACTGACGGAACGAATATCTGTATGGGAAGCTCTGACGAGATCCTTAAGTTCGACCTTAGGGAGCTTGATAAAACAACCAGCGACTTAAAGGGACAAGCCACTTGGGCTCCTGGCATAGAGCCGGGAAACGATACGGTATGCGCCAGGCAGATATTAAAGCTTAAATACTTAAGCTTAAAAAAGCTGGCCGGGCTATACATTACGGTTAACATGGAGCGAATGATTGAGGACGGCTTAAAAAGTGCCGGGAGCCTTGTGGAAAACTCTAATTTCATCCTGATGTCAGGGGATAAGAGGATTTACCCTGCAACTGCCTTCCACGACGCGTACTGCGCGGAAATCATTGCCGACGGCAAACAGCAGGAAAACGCCTATCTCATTTCCACACTGGACAATAAAAAGGAATTTATCATAACCAGTCATGTTCCCTATGTGGGCTGGGATTATATTTATTTCAGGGATTATGATCCGCTTTTTTACAGAATTCAGCTTATGAGTCTTCAGATCATTATATTTACCGTCTTCATCATATTTATCACCGCAACCTATGTCAACCTGATTTTCCGCCATATCTTCCGCCACCTGGATTATTTGATAGAGAAGATTCAAAAGTTCGGCAGCGGGGAGTCCCTGGCCTGTGATGTGAAATGCTATGATTATGAAAACCGACAGGACGAAATCGGCCAGCTTCACCGGAGTTTTGATGAAATGACCCACAGCGTAAAGGTCCTGCGGGATGAAAATTATGACAAGCAGCTTCTGCTTAGGGATTCCACCATTAAGATGCTCCAGCAGCAGATCAATCCTCACTTTTTATACAATACCCTGGATACGATCAACTGGATGGCGCAGAAATACGGAGCCGAAGATATCTCGGTTATGGTTCGTTCCCTTGGGAATTTATTCCGGGCCTCCATTGCCGGACAAAAAGATATCATCCCCCTTGAAGATGAACTGGAGGTGCTGGATAATTACATCCGCATTCAGGAAATTCGTTTTAAGGACAGGCTTCACTTTGAGCTTAAGACCCCGGAGAACATTACCCATATATTCGTTCCAAAGTTTTGTATTCAGCCCCTGGTTGAAAACGCTTTAAAACACGCCATGGAGGATACGGATGAAATGTGCAGAATACAGGTCATCATAGAGGAAATGGAGAACGATTATGAGATCCGGGTATCCAACACCGGTTCCCGGTTTGAATCGGACCTTTTAGAAAAGATCAGGCACAAAGAGATCAAACCCCAAGGCTCCGGTGTGGGCCTGACCAACATTCATTCCCGGTTAAAGCTCCTCTATGGAGATCATTATGGCCTGAAATTTTATAACGAAAGAGACATGGCAGTGGTTATGCTGTCTATTCCTAAGGAAAAGGAGATTTGATATGTTGAGACTGATGATTGTAGATGATGAACAGATTATAAGAGAGGCACTTTCCCAAATGATCGACTATAAATCCATCGGCTATGAACTCATCGCCACTGCAAAAAATGGAATGGAGGCATACGATATCATCTGTGACGATTATCCGGATGTGGTGATTACGGATATCCGAATGCCTATCTTAAACGGCTTGGACCTTATTGAACGTTCCATAAAATCAGATTCCCATATTACCTTTATTCTCCTTTCCGGGTACAATGATTTTGAATATGCCAAACAGGCCATGAAATACGGGGTTCGTTATTATCTTTTAAAGCCAACCGATAAAAATGAACTGATCGAATCTCTGGTTTCCATAAGGAAGGAACGACTTCAGGAGGAAGAAAGCAGAAAAATGCAGCAGCAGGATTTCTTAAGAAGCCTTCATTTTCCCCTGGAGCAGAGCTTTATTATGGAGGCCCTGGAGCACCAGGATTCCTTTCCGGCCGTATTCCGCAAATACCAGGGCCTTTTATCCCTTCCGAAGAACTGCATTTATGCCTGTATCTGTTCCTTTGTGGAAGAAAGCTATATAAAAAGCTTTATCTGTGATGTCAAAAAGCTTTTAGATGCTTCCAAGGTTCCCCTGCAGTTCTCCATTGTTTATGTAAAAAACACTGCGGTCCTCATATTCCCGGCTTTTACTCTGGCAATACAGGAACGGATCGAAAGTGCCATAACCGAACTTCGGTACCCCGGTCAGTCCGTTACTTTTGAGGCGGAATTCCTTCACAGAGATTCATCTGATAAGCTTTTTCAGGAAATCATACAGAAGATCTCCCGTTTTGAACGGATCCTTCTCTTCAGTGAAGGAGGAGATGTCCACGAAATCAGAAACCATATTGCATCCCCCTGGATGATCAGCAGGCTTGAGAACTCTATCACCTCTGCAGAGGATATGGTGCAGGCTGAGGAGCTCCTTGACTCCGTTTTTATGGACTCCATTCCTTTATCTACTGCCAGAAACCTTGCATTAGGATTATTCCTTCAGATAGGGCCGGAACGGGAAAAGTTACCTGTAGACGCTGCCTGTGACTTTTTCCGTCGTCTCTATTCCTGCGATACGGTATCCGGGATCCGGGAACTTCTTCGTGTGGTACTGGTCCGGAAAGACACCGCATGCGGAACTCATAAGACCGGCTCCAACATCGCCCTTTTAAAAGCCTACATCAGAGAACACTTATACTCTGAAAATCTCTCCTTAAAGTGGCTGGCTGAGAATTATCTTTTCGTAAGCATAGGATACTTAAGCAAGCAGTTCGTAAAGGAAGAGGGAATGCGTTTTTCCGATTACTTAAACAAGGAGCGGATGGAGGAAGCCATCCGGCTGATGACCTATTATCAGAATGATAACATAAAGCACATTGCCCGCCAGGTAGGATTCGGCAGCAATCCCCAGTACTTCAGTCAGGTATTCAAGCGGTATACCGGCTACCCGCCGACCGAATATATAGAAAAGCTAAAAAGCAAGCATTAAACAAGCATGGAAAAGGAGAAAAATAGTGATGACAAACGAACAGCTACTTGAAAAAATCCATTTGGTTGTGGAGAAGCTGATGAATCTTGGAGGATATGACTATGATAAAGACAAGAGCGTCAGCAGTACTGATACAAAAAAAGGGCTTATCCAAAGAGATTTTGGCATAGAGGAGTGGGACTGGCCTCAGGGAGTCGGACTGTATGGCTTATATAAACTACAGGAATTTTACGGAGACAGCCGGTATCTCCCATTCTTTAAGAGATGGTACAGCGGCCACCAGAATAAGGGGCTTCCTTCTAAAAACATCAATACCACCGCTCCATTTCTACCCCTATCTTTTTTATACGAAGGCCTTGACAATCCAGAGGAATTTTACGATCTGTGCGTTCAGAGGGCGGACTGGCTCATCAACGACCTTCCAAAAACCCCGGACAATGGATTCCAGCATGTGACCAGCGCCATCGGAGACCGGGATGGTGTTAGTTTAAACAACGGGCAGATCTGGGTCGACACTCTGTTCATGTCCGTGCTTTTCTTAAACAGGATGGGATACATATCTGGGAACACCCTTTGTAAAGACGAAGCTCTTCATCAGTTCCTGGTCCATATCAAATATCTCTTTGATAAACAGACCGGCCTCTTCCACCACGGCTTCAGCTTTGAGCGCATGGATAACTTCGGTGGCATCTTCTGGTGCAGAGGGAACTCCTGGTTTACCTACGGGATCATGGAATATTTAGATACCTGCGGGGACGGCTTAGATAAAGGGATGAAGGCATTCCTGACTGACACCTTCAAATCCCAGGCCTCCGCCCTTTTACGCCTTCAGTCCCCATCAGGACTGTGGAACACTGTTCTAACCGATGATTTAAGCTACGGCGAAGTCTCCGGCTCTGCCGCCATTGCCGCCGGGCTTTTAAGAGGTGTGAAAGCAGGAATACTTGACGGCTCCTATAAGGCTGCGGCTGACCGGGCCATTGAAGCCATTTGCGCCAATATATCTGATGATGGAACTGTGTTAAATGTTTCGGCAGGAACCGGAATCGGCATGGATTCCGACCATTATAAGAACATCGCTATCATGCCCATGGCCTATGGACAGGCTCTTGCCCTGACCGCTCTGTGCGAAGCCCTGGAAAAGGAATGACCCTCCGGCAATACTGCCCGGTTAGGAAAGAAGGAACATGGCTGTACTCTTGCCATGTTCCTTCTTTTTATGCCTTTTAACCTTTTTATAACCTCGCTCTGCCATTCTTATGGCACTAGGCCTCTCCCCCATCCTTTCTGTATTTTAAGGGTGTCACATCCGTATGCTTTTTGAATACCCGCTCAAAATAGGTAATACTTTCAAATCCAAGAATTTCTGATATTTCCGTAATAGAATACCCGCTGTTTGCCAGAAGTTCTTTCGCCTTTCTCACTCTGGCCAGGTTTCTGTATTCATTTACAGAAAACCCGGTTACCTCCCGGAAGATTCTGCTTAAATAGGATTTGCTGATAAAAAATACCTCCGCCAGTTCCTCTAAGCTCTCCCCTGTCTCGCAGTGAAGTGTTAAATATTCCGCCACCTCATGCACTTTTCCATGCTTTGCAGTCTGAACAGTGGGAGGCATCTCCTTAAGTACAGTCTTCTTCCTGCTGCGGTAGACCATCAGTAAAATCTGGGAAAGCTTCAGTCTTACCATTATCTCATACCGCTCTTTCCGGTGAATCAGTTCCTCTGAAATCCCCAGCAGCAGCCCCTTCATTTCTTCCCATTCCACCTGGGAGAGCCTTGCCACTCCATAATAATCTCCAAACAGCTTCTCAAGGGAAGAGACCCCTGCCTGCTTAAGCCATGGCTCCAGAACTCTCCCGCTTAGCTGGAGAAGGATCCGGTCATGTCTCCTGCTTCCAGCCTGGCTCGTCTTATGGACTTGTTCCCGGTTTACCAAAACGACATCCCCTATTTTCACATAATAGGTTTCTTTCTCAATGAAATAGTAACGTTCCCCTTCCAGAAGAAAATAGAGTTCGTAGGTATCATGAAAGTGCTTCATTGTCATGGAATATTCCTGGTCCCGGACCACCTCATCAATGGTGATTCCCTCCATACTTTCCGAAAATATAGTTTTTTCCATCCCTGCCTCCAAAATAGTAGCCAAAAGTATGATTTTATTAAAAAAAGCCCCAATTATATAAGATTTCTAATACTATAATCCATTATAATGGTACTAATATGAACTTGCAACAATAACCAAGAAAACTTTTACAGAATTATTCTTTTAACAGGAGGAAACCCTTATGAAATATGCAAACAACAAAGTCAGCGATATTAATATCGCCTATATCGGAGGCGGCTCCAGAGGCTGGGCCTGGACCTTTATGACGGATCTGTCCATGGACGATTCCTTAAGCGGAACGATCCGTTTATATGACATCGATGAGACAGCCGCAAAAAATAATGAAATCATCGGTAACAAACTGACAAACCGAGAAGATACCACTGGAAAATGGAATTATGTCACCGCCTCCTCCTTAAAGGAAGCTTTAACGGGCTGTGACTTTGCTGTCATCTCCATTCTCCCCGGAACCTTTGATGAGATGGATTCAGACGTCCATCTTCCTGAAAGGCTTGGCATCTACCAGTCCGTAGGTGATACCGCCGGTCCCGGAGGAATGGTCCGTGCTCTCCGCACCATCCCGATGTTTGTGACCATCGCAGAAGCCGTAAAAGAATATTCACCAAATGCCTGGATCATCAACTACACAAATCCAATGTCCCTTTGCGTAAAGACTCTTTACCACGTATTCCCTGAGATCAAGGCTTTCGGCTGCTGCCATGAAGTATTCGGCACCCAGAAGGTTTTAAAGGGAATCTGTGAAGAAACCTTTGGCTTTGAAAACGTTGACCGCCGGGACATCAATGTAAATGTTTTGGGAATCAATCATTTCACCTGGTTTGACCAGGCTTCCTACAAGGGAATCGACTTATTCCCTATATACCGTTATTATATTGACGCTCACTACGAGGAAGGCTACAACGAACCGGATAAGAACTGGGCTAACAACAGCTTTGAATGCGCTCACAGGGTAAAGTTTGATCTTTTCCGCCGCTATGGCCTGATCGCTGCTGCCGGTGACCGCCATCTTGCAGAATTCATGCCCGGAAGCGATTACTTAAAAGACCCGGAAACCGTAAAGAGCTGGAAATTCGGCCTCACTACCGTTGCCTGGAGAAAAGAGGATTTAAAGAACCGTTTAGCTAAGAGCCACCGTCTTGCAGGGGGCGAAGAGGAAATTGAACTGAAAGCATCCGGAGAAGAAGGAATCCTTCTCATCAAAGCTTTATGCGGACTTGAAAAAACCGTGAGCAATGTCAATATCCCAAATTCCTTCTTGCAAATTCCTAACCTGCCGGCAGAGGCCGTCGTTGAAACCAACGCCCTGTTCAGCCGGGACAGCATTAAACCGGTGGTAGCTGGCGCCATTCCGGAGAATGTCCTTGAACTGATCGAGCCACATGTTGCCAACCATCAGCGGATCCTTAAAGCCGCTCTCACTCATGACCGCTCCCTGGTATACGAAGCCTTCTTAAACGATCCCCTGGTAAAAGACCGTGCAGGAGAAGAAGAAATCAAAAAGCTGGCAGATGATATGATCGAAAATACCCTGGCTTATCTGCCGGAGGGCTGGAAATAATATTAAAAAAATAAGGAGCTGCTGCAAAAAGCTAATCAAACATCAGATACTATATCTGATACAGATTGTCTTTTTTGCAGCAGCTCCTTATTCTATTTTAAGCCATTGCCCCAGTCTTTCTGGAGTAACCCGGCGTTTTGCTTAAACAGGCGTTTATTTCTCCAGAAATTTCAGGGTAAAATGTGCCTCCCCCTGCTCATCGATCTCCATAATCATGTAGGATGGCTTTCTCCCTTCCTGTCTGGGATAAGAAAGGCTGCCCGGGTTTAAGATCGTGATCCCGTTATGTACCTCATAAAAAGGCCTGTGGGTATGACCGTACATGGCAATATCAATTCCTCTATCCGCAGCTTCCTGCTCCAGGCGCTCAACCCCAAGGGATACATTATAATAATGTCCATGGGTCAGCAAAGCCCGGTACTTCCCTATTACCACTTCCCTCTCCCGGTCCAAATCCGAGAAAAAATCATTGTTGCCAAGAACCATCTGAAGCTCACAGCCTGCAGGAATCCAGCCCGCTATTTTGTCTTCGCTGCCTTCCGAGTCCCCCAGGTGGATCAGCATGTCCAGCGATTCGGTTTCTGCAATGATCTTATGTAAACTCTCATCTTTGCGGTGCGTATCACTGACAATCAGTATTTTCATTATTCTCTCCCTCCTGTAAAAGTTTCTTTAAGCCGACCTTTCATGGCCTCCAGAGCCTTTCCGCGGTGGCTGATCTTATTCTTCTGTTCCATGGTAAGCTGGGCGCTGGTTACGCCGAATTCCGGTATATAGAGGATGGGATCATAGCCAAAGCCTTCCTTTCCGGCAGGCTGGTCAGCCAAAAGCCCTTCCATGGATTCTTCCGTATGGAGCACCGTTCCATCAGGGAGCACTGCGGCGATATTGCAGACAAAACGGGCGCTTCTATCTCCGCCCTTAGCATGAGCAGCTCTGTCGAGGATATTCTGATTTTTGATCTCATAGGATGTGTCTTCTCCCATATATCTGGCAGAAAGGATCCCAGGCTCTCCATTTAAGCAATCCACAACCAGGCCGGAATCATCTGCAAGCACGATTCCTCCGGTTCTTTTCCACACTGCCCTGGCCTTTATCTCAGCGTTTTCCCCAAAAGTAGCTCCATCTTCCACAATATCAAGGCTTGCACCGGCCTCTTTCATGGAGAGGATCTCCATTCCTAAGTCTTTTAGGATCTCTCTGATCTCCCGCATTTTGCCTTCATTTCCTGTAGCAAATACGATCTTTTTATCGTTCATCTATTCCGTCCTCCATAAAACTTTTCACCAGTCTTTTGTGTATGCCTTTAAGCAAAGGTTACACCTTTTCTCTTCAGCCCGTTCCCATGACATGCCATCAGCACTGATATAGCCTTCTCCGTCTGTAACATTGACAAAGGTACGTCCATCTCCCGCATCATACTCAATGGCCGCAGGATGAACTGCACCCGGCGTAGTAATCTTTACGATAACTGCAAAGCGTTCCCCTGGGGAAAGTTCTAAGTCTTCCCGATGATTTCCCATAAGGGGCACCGTATAGTATCCTCCATAGTCAAAGCTTCCCCTGGTAAGAAGAACTTTCCGGTCAAAATCCTGACCATCCAAAATATCAGATTCTATTCCCGCATGACGGACTACATAAACCTCATAGGAAGTATGGGGACCTGTAGCATAAAAGCCTGCCGCTTCAAGGCTCTGGGAGGTTCCGGCCTCGTAAACATTAGAAAACCACACGGTATCTTCTCCATATCCCAGCTGGCCGACCCAGCCCCGGAGATCCGACTGATAAATGTGGTCATAATTGTCCGTGTCTTCCACAACCGTATAAACAATGTTATTCCTTCCAATATTGGAATCATAATAGGATACATAAAAATATCCCTGGTCTCCGAATCCATCTCCCCAGCTGTTCATACAGATAAATGCTCCATCTCCCTGAACTTCCCCATGAAAGTTCTCTTTCGGATAAGCATCGTCCCAGCCAATGATCACAGAATCATGGTTCGGAGGCTCTGTGCCAGTGTAGCAATAGGCGTAGGCCTCTTCATTATAGGCTTCAGACCGGATGTCCCCTTCCGCAAGGGAAGTATAAAGGGAACTTTGAACCCCTCCATACATAAGAACCGCCCATTTAATTTTTTCAAAATCTTTATCCGGCAGGATCTGGATCTCCTGAACATGCTTTACCGCTTTTAAGCCATCGGGGGAGATGCCGTCGCCGTATGGGTCGTCTGCTTCAAATACCGGTCCTCTCCAAGACAACAGATAGGCCATTGACATGGTATATTCCCCGCCCTCTTCCTGGGGAATACAAAACCCATTGTTCAAAGACATATGGTCTTCCGAAAATTCATAGGTTTCTTCGGGAAGCAGGGCCGCTTCCAAGGCCTGCAGTGAGGCAAAAGCCCAACAGGTTCCAATGGAACCCTGGTTTTTCACAGAAGGAACCCGGCCTTCTTTTCTCCCATCATAAAAGGCCGGGAGCTGCTCATTTATAATTTCCGATTTCGATGGCACCCCCCGGCTGTTCGCCTGTGCACTTCCCGGCTCTTTTAAATAATCCTGGTCTGCTTTATTCGCAGGAATGATCTCCGAACTGGGAATCCAGTATCCTGCAGAAAAACAGATGATCATCAGAAATAGGAAAAACCATCCTTTAATCTTCAACCGAATCTCCTTTTTTTTAAGAAAGTTCGATTCGCCTTTGGCTCATCGAAGCCTTGGGGGCTTTGGCCCCATAAACTGATAGAAATAGGTTTTCATCATACCATTATAAATTTTACGGTTTTTATCCGCCTTTCTGCCGATGTATTTCTCAGCTTCCTCGTAGGCAGTGATCATGTACAGGGACCAGGCATCAAGAGCCTTATACCGTTCTCCAATCTGCCGGTACAGCTCCGGTAAATTTTTCTTTTCCTCAATTCGTTCTCCATAAGGGGGATTCGTAATAATAAAACCGTACTTCTTTGGATGACTTAAGGCAGTCAGGGGTCTTTGCTGAAAGTGGATCATGTGATCCACTCCGGCTGACTCTGCATTAGCTCTGGCAGCCTTTACAATCTCACCGTCTATGTCATATCCCTGTATATCCACTTTGACATCTGAGTCCAAAAGGTCGTTTGCCTCATCCATTGTCTCATACCAGCACTTTCTTGGAATCAGGTTTTTCCAGTCTTCTGATAGGAAGGAACGGTTCATGCCTGGGGCCATATTGGCCGCCATCATGGCCGCTTCGATTACAAAGGTCCCGCTTCCGCAGAAAGGATCGACAAGAATCCGGTCCTTGTTCCATGGAGTCAGCATAATAAGGGCCGCAGCAAGGGTTTCCGTGATCGG is a genomic window of Lacrimispora sphenoides containing:
- a CDS encoding carbohydrate ABC transporter permease encodes the protein MKNNQMTPKRKKTFSQVMNTPKVAGYVFILPFIIGFLAFLAVPMIFSLGFSFTRYNILKSPVFIGLENYKAMFTADPKFWKVFGVTMYYVLFSVPLRLLMALLVAMLLVKSTKMSGFYRAVYYLPSIIGSSVAVAILWKRMFASDGVINAILGIFGLPSDIAWLGRADTAIWTLIILAVWQFGSSMLIFLSGLKQIPVSLYEAATVDGANGIQRFFKITIPMLTPTIFFNLINQLINGFMAFTQSYIITQGKPKDSTLFYTVYMYQNSFTYNKLGYGCAMAWFMVFVVGLLTLILFKTQKKWVYYESEG
- a CDS encoding ABC transporter substrate-binding protein, which produces MRKRLLATSLAALIAATSLAGCGSKTEKVDSGTTAAAATEASTTKADDGAKTASGDKVTLNICWWGNQTRNDVTKKAADLYMSKNPNVDIKVEFTDWGGYWDKLSAMAAGGNLPDIIQMDYSYLNQYQKSGQLANLSEFMSSGVIDTSKIPSSIIESGSIDGNCYALSLGSNAPMMVYDKAIVEKAGVTIPEQMTYDELYDISKTIYEKTGVKTAYDGWINMLQMTARANGSHIFDELMAGKEDSTKIHFANVEKFQKAEFSIAPDILVEKNPDNIETKPIVDETTWNDFPYSNQFISLSNAAGRELEVTMNPVLNKDTQNMYLKPSQFFSIAETSKNKEEAAKFLDWFTNSVECNEILMAERGIPVNTEVADAIKPKVDAVAQKVFDYVAKVSEIAVPIDAPDPAGKGEVEALTKSVVEAIRYGDTSADEAAASFVPEAKKILEEAAK
- a CDS encoding sensor histidine kinase yields the protein MKRCTFWFNNLSLYKKILTIFLLALLAVCITFLISIRILTSRYNEELYRTNANSLNHVTTYLESEIQLIQSISYSMIGDPVLQDNLVFLAEKPYSNRRAQARQEIYQQLYSYVYRSKYIKSINIILTDGTNICMGSSDEILKFDLRELDKTTSDLKGQATWAPGIEPGNDTVCARQILKLKYLSLKKLAGLYITVNMERMIEDGLKSAGSLVENSNFILMSGDKRIYPATAFHDAYCAEIIADGKQQENAYLISTLDNKKEFIITSHVPYVGWDYIYFRDYDPLFYRIQLMSLQIIIFTVFIIFITATYVNLIFRHIFRHLDYLIEKIQKFGSGESLACDVKCYDYENRQDEIGQLHRSFDEMTHSVKVLRDENYDKQLLLRDSTIKMLQQQINPHFLYNTLDTINWMAQKYGAEDISVMVRSLGNLFRASIAGQKDIIPLEDELEVLDNYIRIQEIRFKDRLHFELKTPENITHIFVPKFCIQPLVENALKHAMEDTDEMCRIQVIIEEMENDYEIRVSNTGSRFESDLLEKIRHKEIKPQGSGVGLTNIHSRLKLLYGDHYGLKFYNERDMAVVMLSIPKEKEI
- a CDS encoding response regulator transcription factor; the encoded protein is MLRLMIVDDEQIIREALSQMIDYKSIGYELIATAKNGMEAYDIICDDYPDVVITDIRMPILNGLDLIERSIKSDSHITFILLSGYNDFEYAKQAMKYGVRYYLLKPTDKNELIESLVSIRKERLQEEESRKMQQQDFLRSLHFPLEQSFIMEALEHQDSFPAVFRKYQGLLSLPKNCIYACICSFVEESYIKSFICDVKKLLDASKVPLQFSIVYVKNTAVLIFPAFTLAIQERIESAITELRYPGQSVTFEAEFLHRDSSDKLFQEIIQKISRFERILLFSEGGDVHEIRNHIASPWMISRLENSITSAEDMVQAEELLDSVFMDSIPLSTARNLALGLFLQIGPEREKLPVDAACDFFRRLYSCDTVSGIRELLRVVLVRKDTACGTHKTGSNIALLKAYIREHLYSENLSLKWLAENYLFVSIGYLSKQFVKEEGMRFSDYLNKERMEEAIRLMTYYQNDNIKHIARQVGFGSNPQYFSQVFKRYTGYPPTEYIEKLKSKH
- a CDS encoding glycoside hydrolase family 88/105 protein translates to MTNEQLLEKIHLVVEKLMNLGGYDYDKDKSVSSTDTKKGLIQRDFGIEEWDWPQGVGLYGLYKLQEFYGDSRYLPFFKRWYSGHQNKGLPSKNINTTAPFLPLSFLYEGLDNPEEFYDLCVQRADWLINDLPKTPDNGFQHVTSAIGDRDGVSLNNGQIWVDTLFMSVLFLNRMGYISGNTLCKDEALHQFLVHIKYLFDKQTGLFHHGFSFERMDNFGGIFWCRGNSWFTYGIMEYLDTCGDGLDKGMKAFLTDTFKSQASALLRLQSPSGLWNTVLTDDLSYGEVSGSAAIAAGLLRGVKAGILDGSYKAAADRAIEAICANISDDGTVLNVSAGTGIGMDSDHYKNIAIMPMAYGQALALTALCEALEKE
- a CDS encoding AraC family transcriptional regulator; protein product: MEKTIFSESMEGITIDEVVRDQEYSMTMKHFHDTYELYFLLEGERYYFIEKETYYVKIGDVVLVNREQVHKTSQAGSRRHDRILLQLSGRVLEPWLKQAGVSSLEKLFGDYYGVARLSQVEWEEMKGLLLGISEELIHRKERYEIMVRLKLSQILLMVYRSRKKTVLKEMPPTVQTAKHGKVHEVAEYLTLHCETGESLEELAEVFFISKSYLSRIFREVTGFSVNEYRNLARVRKAKELLANSGYSITEISEILGFESITYFERVFKKHTDVTPLKYRKDGGEA